In Paraburkholderia flava, one genomic interval encodes:
- a CDS encoding SDR family oxidoreductase codes for MKIVVIGGTGLVGSKVVKHLRARGHDVLAASPASGVNTITGEGLNEALTGANVVIDLANSPSFEDAAVLEFFRTAGKNLFAAEVAAGVQHHVALSIVGCDRLPECGYFQGKVAQEKLIRESGVPYTIVRSTQFLEFLGGIAQAGSAGRTVRLSPALFQPIASDDVALAVADFAAGKPRNGIVEIAGPERVRLVDIVQRFMEATNDTREVFVDKHARYFGAELQDSSLVPEGDARLGAINYDAWFASTQPAK; via the coding sequence ATGAAGATCGTCGTGATTGGTGGGACCGGACTGGTCGGCAGCAAGGTCGTCAAGCATCTTCGCGCGCGCGGTCACGATGTCCTCGCGGCGTCGCCGGCATCGGGCGTCAACACGATCACCGGCGAAGGGCTGAACGAAGCGCTGACCGGTGCGAACGTCGTGATCGATCTGGCCAACTCGCCGTCGTTCGAAGACGCTGCCGTGCTCGAATTTTTCCGGACCGCCGGCAAGAACCTGTTCGCCGCGGAAGTCGCCGCGGGCGTGCAGCATCACGTCGCGCTGTCGATCGTCGGATGCGACCGGTTGCCGGAATGCGGCTACTTCCAGGGCAAGGTCGCACAGGAAAAACTCATCCGCGAATCGGGCGTGCCGTACACGATCGTCCGCTCGACGCAGTTTCTGGAATTTCTCGGCGGCATTGCTCAGGCGGGCAGCGCCGGTCGAACCGTGCGACTGTCGCCGGCACTGTTCCAGCCGATCGCATCCGACGACGTCGCGCTCGCGGTCGCGGATTTTGCGGCGGGCAAGCCGCGTAACGGCATCGTCGAGATTGCAGGCCCGGAGCGCGTGCGACTTGTCGACATCGTGCAACGCTTCATGGAAGCGACGAACGATACGCGCGAGGTTTTCGTAGACAAACACGCGCGTTATTTCGGCGCGGAGTTGCAGGACAGTTCGCTCGTTCCCGAAGGCGATGCGCGACTCGGCGCGATCAATTACGACGCCTGGTTCGCCAGCACCCAGCCTGCGAAGTAA
- a CDS encoding RNA polymerase sigma-70 factor: protein MDEAVRAFDRLRPRLQKIAYRMLGSVAEAEDIVQDAWLRWHAATREEIDNTEAWLVAVTTRISIDRLRAAKIQREHYAGIWLPEPQLTDAPVTPEEAAERTDDLSVAFLMLLERLTPEARAAFLLREVFDADYAEVADILGKTEAACRQLVSRAKTQLRDERPRQTVVPPETHQRLLQSFAHALERGDFPAINAFLAEDAMLIGDGGGKATAFPEPMLGGRRIAQLFYAASLRFGSAVGVRLVALNGEWALLRFIDGKLESALSFEMNGERVSHIYVQRNPDKLERLAADYAAR from the coding sequence ATGGACGAGGCCGTACGCGCGTTCGACCGGCTCCGGCCGCGCTTGCAGAAGATCGCGTATCGCATGCTCGGATCTGTCGCCGAAGCCGAAGACATCGTGCAGGACGCGTGGTTGCGCTGGCACGCGGCGACCCGCGAAGAGATCGACAACACGGAAGCCTGGCTCGTCGCGGTCACTACGCGGATCTCCATCGACCGCCTGCGCGCCGCAAAAATCCAGCGCGAGCACTACGCGGGCATCTGGCTGCCCGAACCGCAGCTGACCGATGCGCCCGTCACGCCCGAAGAAGCCGCGGAGCGCACCGATGATCTCTCCGTCGCGTTTCTGATGCTGCTCGAACGGCTGACGCCGGAAGCGCGGGCCGCGTTCCTGCTGCGCGAAGTCTTCGATGCGGACTACGCCGAAGTCGCCGACATTCTCGGCAAGACGGAAGCGGCGTGCCGTCAACTGGTCAGCCGCGCGAAGACGCAGTTACGCGACGAGCGGCCGCGCCAGACCGTGGTCCCGCCCGAGACCCATCAACGGCTGTTGCAGAGCTTCGCGCATGCGCTGGAGCGCGGTGACTTCCCGGCCATCAACGCGTTCCTCGCCGAAGACGCGATGCTGATCGGCGACGGCGGCGGCAAGGCCACGGCCTTCCCGGAACCGATGCTCGGCGGCAGGCGCATTGCACAACTGTTCTACGCGGCGTCGCTGCGTTTCGGCAGCGCGGTCGGCGTCAGACTCGTCGCGCTCAACGGCGAATGGGCACTGCTGCGGTTCATCGACGGCAAGCTGGAATCGGCGCTGTCCTTCGAAATGAACGGCGAGCGCGTGTCGCACATTTACGTGCAGCGCAATCCCGACAAGCTCGAGCGTCTCGCGGCGGACTACGCGGCGCGCTGA
- a CDS encoding cupin domain-containing protein, which translates to MFRLKNAVLALSVAVVALSASTGAAYAEAPSAAVKTLMEKALDEYPGKEALMIEVTYPPGAVDPVHRHNAYGFIYVLEGSVVMQVKGGKEVTLTPGQTFYEGPHDIHTVGRNASQTQPAKFLALLLKDKGAPVLVPVK; encoded by the coding sequence ATGTTTCGCTTGAAGAATGCTGTGCTCGCTTTGTCTGTTGCTGTCGTCGCACTCAGTGCATCGACCGGCGCTGCGTATGCCGAAGCGCCCAGTGCCGCCGTCAAGACGCTGATGGAGAAAGCGCTCGACGAGTATCCGGGCAAGGAAGCCCTGATGATCGAGGTCACCTACCCGCCCGGCGCCGTCGATCCCGTGCATCGGCACAATGCGTACGGGTTCATCTATGTGCTGGAAGGATCGGTCGTGATGCAGGTCAAAGGCGGCAAGGAAGTCACGCTGACGCCGGGGCAGACGTTCTACGAAGGCCCGCACGATATTCATACGGTAGGACGTAACGCGAGCCAGACACAGCCCGCGAAGTTCCTCGCGCTGCTGCTGAAGGACAAGGGCGCGCCGGTGCTCGTGCCGGTGAAGTAA
- a CDS encoding Fur family transcriptional regulator, producing MQDLYKLLDRAGLRPTSPRIKVLGFMHAHVHEHFGAEQVYRSLADGERNMSLSTVYRVLGQFVEAKLVSAVAIADGSFVYELNDGRRHYHMMCNACGCIEEFADAQIDARLQEIAAGLEFAVSEQRLMLFGLCAACRAPAKTDATTKTASPEKPALRRKSAAVSERESEQRDSLT from the coding sequence ATGCAAGACCTCTACAAGCTGCTGGACCGGGCCGGTTTGCGGCCGACGTCGCCACGCATCAAGGTGCTGGGGTTCATGCACGCGCACGTTCACGAGCACTTCGGCGCGGAACAGGTCTACCGCAGCCTCGCCGACGGCGAGCGCAACATGAGCCTGTCGACGGTCTACCGTGTGCTCGGACAGTTCGTCGAGGCGAAGCTGGTGTCGGCCGTTGCGATCGCCGACGGCAGCTTCGTGTACGAACTGAACGACGGGCGCCGGCACTATCACATGATGTGCAACGCGTGCGGCTGTATCGAGGAGTTTGCCGACGCGCAGATCGATGCGCGCCTGCAGGAAATTGCCGCCGGACTGGAGTTCGCGGTGTCGGAGCAGCGGCTGATGCTCTTCGGTCTGTGCGCCGCATGCCGCGCGCCTGCGAAAACCGACGCGACCACGAAAACCGCGTCGCCTGAGAAGCCGGCGTTGCGTCGCAAATCCGCTGCGGTGTCGGAGCGGGAAAGCGAACAACGTGACTCATTGACCTGA
- a CDS encoding Ohr family peroxiredoxin — MTLLHPPPFTLLERYRGRDSKTLYSTTVTVTGGETGHGRASGIARSDDGELAVALRLPPSMDGPGGGTNPEQLFAAGYAACFHGALCLLAARAGIPVADASVAVTVDFGRDPVDGLFMLTVLTRIRLPGVDGAVAAELVRHTERFCPYTKMAQRGIENVVVLVPSDEGDGDSKCDRDV; from the coding sequence ATGACCCTGCTGCATCCCCCGCCCTTCACGCTGCTCGAACGATATCGCGGACGAGATTCGAAAACGCTGTACTCGACCACGGTCACGGTGACGGGCGGAGAGACGGGACATGGACGCGCATCGGGTATCGCGCGCTCCGACGACGGCGAACTCGCCGTCGCGTTGCGCCTGCCGCCGTCGATGGATGGACCCGGCGGCGGCACCAACCCGGAGCAATTGTTTGCAGCGGGCTACGCCGCGTGTTTTCACGGGGCGCTGTGTCTGCTTGCGGCGCGGGCGGGTATTCCGGTTGCCGATGCGTCGGTCGCGGTGACTGTCGATTTTGGACGCGATCCGGTGGATGGGTTGTTCATGCTGACTGTGCTGACGCGTATCCGGTTGCCTGGTGTGGACGGCGCTGTCGCTGCGGAACTGGTGCGTCATACCGAGCGGTTTTGTCCGTATACCAAGATGGCGCAGCGGGGGATTGAGAATGTCGTTGTGCTTGTGCCGTCGGATGAGGGTGATGGTGATAGCAAGTGTGACCGCGACGTGTAG
- a CDS encoding DUF3331 domain-containing protein: MKRVDPWLQIMDCLRERESGSMGVHHRNQAIYDSRAPRSRASWHAMANASSITHIEWVTPGTILISWSDSTLGRYHDQLWRAGFAHSSGVCGLTGAVVRRGDPVFRPVGRLRDKPVNVFDVILAVGVGRECEVAVDA; the protein is encoded by the coding sequence ATGAAACGAGTCGACCCCTGGCTGCAGATCATGGATTGCTTGCGTGAGCGTGAGTCCGGTTCGATGGGCGTGCATCATCGGAATCAGGCTATCTACGATTCACGTGCGCCTCGTTCACGGGCCTCATGGCACGCGATGGCGAATGCCTCCTCGATCACGCACATCGAATGGGTGACGCCGGGCACGATCCTTATTTCATGGAGCGATTCGACGCTTGGGAGATATCACGATCAGCTCTGGCGTGCGGGCTTTGCGCATTCGTCAGGTGTGTGTGGGTTGACGGGGGCTGTCGTGCGAAGGGGTGATCCGGTTTTTCGGCCGGTTGGGCGGTTGAGGGATAAGCCGGTGAATGTGTTTGATGTGATTTTGGCGGTGGGGGTGGGGAGGGAATGTGAGGTTGCGGTGGATGCGTAG
- a CDS encoding LysR family transcriptional regulator, whose product MSDQSFPRPTADADDPLASSFATSYAGVVSFLTVANEGSFARAADRLGIGRSSVSRHVQKLEAQLDARLFQRTTRNTTLTREGELFYENCQPGIERIAQALEDMRELRHGPPRGHLRISSTPGFGRKIIAPLLRGFYARYPEITVEMLLSDRPADFTIDRIDVSFRDGRMEDSGIVARQLIAMQMLVCASPAYVRAHGLPRSIDELADHRCINFRSASNRLQEWEFKVDGHTRRCQPFAQHTFNDSDLMLQAVLDGLGIAQLPAYQVRELLDDGKLISCLAQHAPEDGGHYLCYLSRKQLPARIRVFIDYMTEQTRALDLQCPTTLSLAECGRASLDDASIDAFDATP is encoded by the coding sequence ATGTCAGATCAATCGTTCCCGCGCCCTACCGCCGACGCCGACGACCCACTCGCCAGCAGCTTCGCGACCAGTTACGCCGGCGTCGTCTCGTTCCTGACCGTTGCCAATGAAGGCAGCTTTGCGCGAGCGGCCGATCGCCTCGGCATCGGCCGCTCGTCGGTGAGCCGGCACGTGCAGAAACTCGAGGCACAGCTCGACGCCCGCCTGTTCCAGCGCACTACACGCAACACGACGCTGACGCGCGAGGGCGAACTGTTCTACGAGAACTGCCAGCCGGGCATCGAACGGATTGCGCAGGCGCTCGAAGACATGCGCGAACTGCGTCACGGACCGCCGCGCGGTCATCTGCGGATCTCGTCGACGCCCGGCTTCGGACGCAAAATCATCGCGCCGCTGCTGCGCGGGTTTTATGCGCGCTATCCCGAGATCACCGTCGAAATGCTGCTCAGCGATCGCCCCGCCGACTTCACGATCGACCGCATCGACGTGTCGTTTCGCGACGGCCGGATGGAAGACAGCGGGATCGTCGCGCGGCAGCTGATTGCGATGCAGATGCTCGTGTGCGCGTCGCCGGCCTATGTACGGGCTCATGGATTGCCGCGCAGCATCGACGAACTCGCGGATCATCGCTGCATCAATTTTCGATCGGCGTCGAACCGCCTCCAGGAGTGGGAGTTCAAGGTCGACGGTCACACCCGACGATGCCAGCCGTTCGCGCAGCACACGTTCAACGATTCCGATCTGATGTTGCAGGCCGTGCTCGACGGACTCGGCATCGCGCAATTGCCCGCTTATCAGGTGCGCGAGTTGCTCGATGACGGAAAGTTGATCAGTTGCCTTGCGCAGCATGCGCCCGAAGACGGCGGCCACTACCTCTGCTACCTCAGCCGCAAACAGCTTCCTGCGCGCATCCGCGTGTTCATCGATTACATGACCGAACAGACGAGAGCGCTCGATCTGCAATGTCCGACGACGTTGTCGCTTGCGGAGTGCGGACGCGCATCGCTCGACGACGCGTCGATTGATGCGTTCGATGCAACACCGTAG
- a CDS encoding carboxymuconolactone decarboxylase family protein: MTQRLNYIQQSPALFKKYLEFSDLVKDSAIEQTTRDLVSMRASQINGCGFCLDMHVKEARIHGERELRIYHLPVWRESTLFSPRERAALAWTEVLTKLPEHGVPDELYERVRTQFSEKELSDLTYDVMCINGWNRANVAFQTVPGSADKVFGLDKANLA, from the coding sequence ATGACGCAACGTCTCAACTACATTCAGCAGTCGCCGGCACTCTTCAAGAAGTACCTCGAATTCAGCGATCTCGTGAAGGACAGCGCGATCGAACAGACGACCCGCGACCTCGTGTCGATGCGCGCATCGCAGATCAACGGCTGCGGCTTCTGCCTCGACATGCACGTGAAGGAAGCGCGCATTCACGGCGAGCGCGAACTGCGCATCTATCACTTGCCGGTGTGGCGCGAGTCGACGCTATTCTCGCCGCGCGAACGCGCCGCGCTCGCGTGGACCGAAGTGCTGACGAAGCTACCCGAGCACGGCGTGCCCGACGAACTCTACGAACGCGTACGCACCCAGTTCTCCGAGAAGGAATTGTCGGATCTGACCTACGACGTGATGTGCATCAACGGATGGAACCGCGCGAACGTCGCGTTCCAGACCGTGCCGGGTTCGGCCGACAAGGTCTTCGGTCTCGACAAGGCCAATCTCGCCTGA
- a CDS encoding MFS transporter, which translates to MQQTPPNSADERIDTATPPAQRLSRVIVATALVGGLEIFDFTIFGFFAATIGEQFFPSTDPMTSLLLAAGTFGVGFFMRPLGAILIGAYADRVGRRTAMTTTCWLMALGTAMIGFCPPFSAIGLAAPVIVALGRAVQGFAAGGELGAGASYLLEAGSVARRGFRVSWQLAGQASAALLGALLGVLVTSTLSPAHLASWGWRIPFFVGLLVAPLAIYVRRQLREIPLPVVTQAMNVRHRAPLVELWHDHRRTLILATFTMIWHTVTVYVVVYYMPSYLMRVMHLPAAVGFRSAALSALLLAIVSPMSGLLADRLPRRKPLVLATSGAIALLVVPVFMTITRMPGTLPLLLGVGVICVLLALGTSVNLLLVLEALPARLRASGLATSMAVAVALFGGTSQFVVTALIKWTGNPLSAAWYVALACTTSFCALVLFGERSRGG; encoded by the coding sequence GTGCAGCAGACTCCACCCAACTCCGCCGACGAGCGGATCGACACCGCTACGCCACCCGCCCAGCGACTCTCCAGAGTCATCGTCGCGACCGCACTGGTCGGCGGCCTCGAAATTTTCGACTTCACGATATTCGGCTTTTTCGCGGCGACGATCGGCGAGCAGTTTTTCCCGTCGACCGATCCGATGACGTCGTTGCTGCTCGCGGCCGGCACGTTCGGTGTCGGTTTTTTCATGCGGCCGCTCGGCGCGATCCTGATCGGCGCGTACGCGGACCGCGTCGGCCGCCGCACCGCGATGACGACGACCTGCTGGCTGATGGCGCTCGGCACCGCGATGATCGGCTTCTGTCCGCCGTTCAGCGCGATCGGCCTGGCCGCGCCCGTGATCGTCGCGCTCGGGCGAGCCGTGCAGGGCTTCGCGGCGGGCGGCGAACTGGGCGCGGGCGCGAGCTATCTGCTCGAAGCGGGGTCCGTCGCGCGTCGCGGTTTTCGCGTGAGCTGGCAACTCGCCGGCCAGGCGAGCGCGGCGTTGCTCGGCGCGCTGCTCGGCGTGCTGGTGACCAGTACGCTGTCGCCGGCGCACCTCGCGTCGTGGGGCTGGCGGATTCCGTTTTTCGTGGGGCTGCTGGTCGCGCCGCTTGCGATCTACGTGCGGCGCCAGCTTCGAGAAATCCCGTTGCCGGTCGTGACTCAGGCGATGAACGTCCGTCATCGCGCACCGCTCGTCGAACTGTGGCACGACCATCGCCGGACGCTGATCCTCGCCACATTCACGATGATCTGGCACACGGTCACGGTCTACGTCGTCGTCTACTACATGCCGAGTTATCTGATGCGGGTGATGCATCTGCCGGCGGCCGTCGGGTTCCGTTCGGCCGCGCTGTCGGCGCTGTTGCTGGCGATCGTGTCGCCGATGTCGGGCCTGCTCGCCGACCGGCTGCCGCGCCGCAAGCCGCTGGTGCTCGCGACGTCGGGCGCGATCGCGCTGCTGGTCGTCCCGGTCTTCATGACGATCACCCGCATGCCGGGCACGCTGCCGCTGCTGCTGGGTGTCGGGGTGATCTGCGTGCTGCTCGCGCTCGGCACCAGCGTGAATCTGCTGCTCGTGCTGGAGGCGTTGCCGGCGCGTTTGCGCGCAAGCGGTCTCGCGACATCGATGGCCGTGGCGGTCGCGCTGTTCGGCGGCACCTCGCAATTCGTCGTCACCGCGCTGATCAAATGGACGGGCAACCCGCTATCGGCTGCGTGGTATGTCGCGCTCGCGTGCACGACGAGTTTTTGCGCGCTCGTGCTGTTCGGGGAGCGGAGTCGCGGCGGGTAG
- a CDS encoding tyrosine-type recombinase/integrase, translated as MPRTLNKLNQLKITKTTKPGLYADGGGLYLQITAAGVKSWLFRYMRAGKARGMGLGPLHTIGLAEARVRALDCRRLLLDGADPIDSRDAKRLADGVAGANEMTFMQCADKYIAAHRAAWKNEKHAGQWTNTLKTYADPVFGSLPVSAIDTTLVMKVLEPIWTTKTETASRVRGRIESVLDWATVRAFRSGENPARLKGHLDTLLPKRSRVQKVQHHPALPYADLPSFIKSLRTEEGAAARALELLILTATRTNEVIGATWSEFNLEEGIWVIPAERMKMHKEHRVPLSPRAVSLIKAQEDVKQSDYIFPGARYKKPLSNMAMLQLLERMKRDDITVHGFRSTFRDWAGETTHYPREVCEAALAHGIKDKAEAAYARGDLFAKRVDLMKEWAAFATSEGLKI; from the coding sequence ATGCCGCGAACGCTAAACAAACTCAACCAACTGAAAATCACGAAGACAACGAAACCGGGGCTCTATGCCGATGGCGGCGGGCTCTATCTTCAGATCACCGCCGCCGGAGTCAAGTCATGGCTTTTTCGCTACATGAGGGCGGGCAAAGCTCGCGGCATGGGTCTCGGCCCTCTACACACGATCGGTCTGGCCGAAGCCCGGGTACGCGCACTTGACTGTCGCCGCCTTCTGCTCGACGGCGCTGATCCGATCGACTCGCGCGACGCCAAGCGTTTAGCCGACGGGGTCGCGGGAGCGAACGAGATGACGTTCATGCAATGTGCCGACAAGTACATCGCAGCACATCGCGCCGCATGGAAAAACGAAAAGCATGCTGGCCAGTGGACCAACACATTGAAGACCTATGCCGACCCGGTCTTCGGCTCGCTGCCGGTTTCAGCCATTGATACGACGCTCGTGATGAAAGTACTGGAGCCGATTTGGACGACGAAGACCGAAACGGCATCCCGAGTGCGCGGCCGCATTGAATCCGTACTGGACTGGGCCACGGTGCGTGCCTTCCGTAGTGGCGAGAATCCTGCCCGGCTGAAAGGCCATCTCGATACGTTGCTGCCGAAACGTTCGCGCGTCCAGAAAGTGCAGCACCATCCAGCGCTGCCTTATGCTGACCTGCCCAGCTTTATCAAATCGCTGCGCACCGAAGAAGGTGCTGCAGCACGTGCGCTCGAACTGCTTATCCTCACTGCCACCCGAACGAACGAAGTCATCGGAGCAACGTGGTCAGAGTTCAATCTCGAAGAGGGTATCTGGGTCATCCCGGCCGAGCGCATGAAGATGCACAAGGAGCATCGCGTGCCACTGTCCCCTCGTGCGGTTTCGCTCATCAAGGCGCAGGAGGATGTAAAGCAAAGCGACTACATCTTCCCTGGTGCCCGGTACAAAAAGCCACTGTCCAACATGGCTATGCTCCAACTGCTTGAGCGCATGAAGCGCGACGACATTACCGTGCACGGCTTTCGTTCGACGTTTCGAGACTGGGCAGGCGAAACGACGCACTACCCCCGAGAAGTTTGCGAAGCCGCACTCGCTCACGGCATCAAGGACAAGGCAGAAGCTGCGTATGCGCGTGGCGACCTCTTCGCGAAGCGCGTTGACCTGATGAAGGAGTGGGCGGCATTCGCGACGAGCGAAGGACTCAAGATATGA
- a CDS encoding ATP-dependent helicase, producing the protein MSHSAEQLKIINTTEERVVVVACAGSGKTRTLDARVRRQLDLGVLPEHILVLSFSERAVTVLKKRLPADVTAKTFHAFGLALVRSAASRLPVLLTPKRSADLLRESIKRCPKARRFVKQKTGIDLSSPYEAVRLAEFIQWCNGSDELAARLVRDEDSGFSGYATVLAELRTIRLAYERTVERNGGIDYPAMLRRAHTALETASLPYLHVLVDEGQDMSVEQAYLLAALAERIPNVMVFGDPKQAVYGFIGGKLEDFRRVISDAVTMGLTRSFRLTHETAALANAVLSKGGGRVFGSRRGVTPSLVHCSSAIAQEDAIVDLVGDLVAQGTQPDRIAILGRTKAQLRLVEQALLAAGYETDSGFSLRQYMHVFKVLDMLSLLQKCVATAKAGKKPQRGWRTHHLCRIVGALPKRSVILDCLRRLVKAARIPSREGRYMTAVRIYLRLVGSVGNPPANLAAELNRWQAISRQFRTVQDFREHVTTLSQQAKIVTSTIHGAKGDEWDHVVLLGVTDGSIPFYREIRRGDIAEEQRLFYVAVTRARDQVHLFNAPFHHAPSRQRFDEPSRFLTKSVLEALIAAPHSDPIERADSHGKPLRQV; encoded by the coding sequence ATGTCGCACAGCGCTGAGCAATTAAAGATCATCAATACGACGGAAGAGCGCGTTGTCGTCGTCGCCTGTGCCGGTAGCGGCAAGACGCGGACACTCGACGCGCGGGTTCGTCGTCAGCTCGATCTCGGTGTGCTCCCCGAACACATTCTCGTTCTCAGCTTTTCGGAACGGGCTGTCACCGTGCTGAAGAAACGCCTTCCCGCTGACGTCACGGCGAAGACCTTTCACGCCTTCGGTTTGGCGCTCGTACGCAGCGCGGCATCGCGATTGCCGGTGCTACTTACGCCGAAGCGGAGCGCCGACCTGCTGAGAGAATCGATAAAGCGGTGCCCGAAGGCTCGTCGTTTTGTGAAGCAGAAGACCGGTATTGACCTCTCGTCGCCGTACGAAGCAGTGCGTCTTGCTGAATTCATCCAGTGGTGCAACGGCAGCGATGAGCTGGCTGCTCGCCTAGTTCGCGATGAGGACTCGGGGTTCTCGGGCTATGCGACTGTGCTGGCGGAACTGCGCACGATTCGCCTTGCGTACGAAAGAACCGTCGAGCGTAACGGCGGCATCGACTATCCCGCAATGCTGCGACGGGCGCATACCGCTCTCGAAACTGCCTCGCTGCCGTATCTGCATGTGCTCGTCGATGAAGGACAGGATATGAGCGTCGAGCAGGCGTACCTTCTTGCTGCACTTGCTGAACGGATTCCCAATGTCATGGTGTTCGGCGACCCAAAGCAGGCCGTGTACGGATTCATCGGTGGGAAACTGGAAGATTTCCGCAGAGTGATCAGTGACGCCGTGACAATGGGACTGACCCGCTCGTTCCGGCTCACACACGAAACCGCAGCGCTCGCCAACGCAGTTCTAAGTAAAGGTGGGGGTCGCGTATTCGGTAGCCGTCGCGGTGTCACACCGTCACTAGTACATTGCTCCTCTGCGATCGCGCAGGAAGATGCAATTGTCGATCTCGTTGGTGATCTCGTCGCTCAAGGAACCCAGCCCGATCGCATCGCGATTCTCGGTCGCACTAAAGCGCAGCTCCGTCTTGTCGAACAGGCTCTGCTCGCAGCCGGTTATGAGACGGATTCAGGGTTCAGCCTGCGACAGTACATGCACGTGTTCAAGGTTCTCGACATGCTGTCGCTGCTGCAGAAATGCGTTGCCACTGCAAAAGCCGGGAAGAAGCCGCAGCGCGGCTGGCGGACTCACCATCTCTGCCGGATTGTTGGTGCCCTGCCGAAGCGCTCTGTGATTCTCGACTGTTTGCGTCGGCTCGTGAAAGCGGCACGCATCCCGTCACGCGAGGGCCGCTACATGACGGCCGTGCGCATCTATCTGCGTCTAGTGGGGTCCGTCGGCAATCCTCCGGCAAATCTTGCTGCGGAACTCAACCGCTGGCAGGCAATCAGCAGACAGTTTCGGACCGTGCAGGATTTTCGCGAACACGTCACGACGCTCTCACAGCAGGCAAAGATTGTCACGTCGACCATCCACGGCGCGAAAGGTGACGAGTGGGATCACGTTGTGCTACTCGGTGTGACAGACGGGTCCATCCCCTTCTATCGAGAGATACGGCGCGGCGACATTGCGGAAGAGCAACGACTGTTCTACGTCGCTGTCACCCGTGCACGTGATCAGGTCCATCTGTTTAACGCGCCATTCCACCACGCACCATCCAGACAGCGGTTCGATGAGCCATCACGGTTTCTGACCAAAAGCGTGCTCGAAGCGCTGATCGCGGCACCACACAGCGATCCTATTGAAAGAGCCGACTCGCATGGCAAACCGCTTCGACAGGTCTGA
- a CDS encoding helix-turn-helix transcriptional regulator, translating to MNLKKSAELAMQLAAAPPQQETQPHTLPNRAARRSKSFGRQTSDNIATPLQQPQFQTRVMTGASVPDRILRLPEVLAMVGIGRTLLLTMVREGEFPAPLRITARIRGWRLSAIQQFLDSLEAHDG from the coding sequence ATGAACTTGAAGAAATCCGCCGAACTTGCAATGCAGTTGGCCGCAGCGCCGCCGCAGCAAGAGACGCAACCACACACGCTCCCGAACCGCGCTGCGCGACGCAGCAAGTCGTTCGGGCGTCAAACGTCCGACAACATCGCGACGCCTCTCCAACAGCCGCAGTTCCAGACGCGCGTCATGACTGGCGCAAGCGTCCCCGACCGCATTCTCCGGCTGCCGGAGGTCCTTGCGATGGTTGGCATCGGACGAACTCTGCTTTTGACGATGGTCCGCGAGGGAGAATTCCCAGCGCCGCTTCGCATCACCGCACGAATCCGCGGGTGGCGCCTTTCCGCCATTCAGCAGTTCCTGGATTCGCTGGAGGCACACGATGGCTGA